A genomic window from Pseudocitrobacter corydidari includes:
- a CDS encoding OFA family MFS transporter: MAKPINRWGMLAAHVCINFVLGGVYAFSYFKTPLMAQYHWDPAMLALAFSINMGIIPIPMIWGGKMIDNGKGKQAIVIGGILFSLGFILSGFVDNLYLLFLTYGVLAGLGSGLAFTGNLNNILKFFPDRRGLASGIVLAGVGVGTLLCTKLAEFFMSQTHDVSQALLYLGIVYLVVIFVVQFFIRSAPAKDSGGIAASPMDKDYRQMLRDPRFWLLFAILALGVFSGMVISSSSAQIGMMQYGLASGAMVVSLVSIFNSVGRLFWGTVADKLGGYPTLVTVYLFLALCMLILLFFTGNTTMFYLSALGVGFGYAGILVIFPGLTSQNFGMRNQGLNYGFMYFGFAVGAVIAPYITSAIAKSSGSYDPVFMLTTGLLALGVILILFTKNYVAKILTHMKTQGV; the protein is encoded by the coding sequence ATGGCGAAGCCAATTAATCGCTGGGGGATGCTCGCGGCACACGTCTGCATTAACTTTGTGTTGGGAGGCGTTTATGCCTTCAGTTACTTTAAAACGCCGCTGATGGCACAGTATCACTGGGATCCGGCAATGCTGGCCTTAGCCTTCTCAATCAATATGGGGATTATTCCCATCCCCATGATTTGGGGTGGCAAGATGATTGATAATGGCAAAGGCAAGCAAGCGATTGTCATTGGCGGCATTCTGTTTTCACTGGGATTCATTCTCTCCGGGTTTGTCGACAACCTGTATTTGCTGTTCCTGACTTATGGCGTGCTAGCCGGGCTGGGTTCTGGCCTGGCCTTTACCGGCAATCTTAATAATATCCTCAAATTTTTCCCCGACCGGCGTGGTCTTGCCAGCGGCATCGTGCTGGCAGGCGTTGGCGTGGGCACGCTACTCTGTACCAAACTCGCCGAATTCTTTATGTCGCAAACTCACGATGTCAGCCAGGCACTGCTTTATCTGGGCATCGTTTACCTGGTGGTGATATTTGTGGTGCAGTTTTTCATCCGCAGCGCGCCGGCGAAAGACAGTGGCGGTATCGCGGCTTCGCCAATGGATAAAGACTATCGTCAGATGCTGCGCGATCCGCGATTCTGGCTGCTGTTCGCCATTCTGGCGCTGGGTGTTTTCTCCGGCATGGTGATCAGTTCCAGTTCAGCGCAAATCGGCATGATGCAGTATGGTCTGGCATCCGGTGCGATGGTGGTGAGTCTGGTCTCTATCTTCAACTCGGTGGGCCGTCTCTTCTGGGGGACCGTGGCGGATAAACTTGGCGGATACCCGACGCTTGTCACCGTCTACCTCTTCCTTGCGCTGTGCATGCTGATACTGCTCTTTTTCACCGGCAATACCACGATGTTCTACCTGAGCGCGCTGGGCGTCGGGTTTGGCTATGCTGGCATCCTGGTGATTTTCCCGGGGCTTACCAGTCAGAATTTTGGCATGCGTAATCAGGGCCTTAACTACGGTTTTATGTATTTCGGTTTTGCCGTGGGCGCGGTGATTGCGCCGTACATTACCTCTGCGATTGCCAAATCCAGCGGCAGCTATGATCCCGTCTTTATGCTTACCACCGGCTTGCTGGCGCTTGGGGTGATCCTGATTTTGTTTACCAAAAACTATGTCGCGAAAATTTTGACGCACATGAAAACGCAAGGAGTCTGA
- a CDS encoding LysR family transcriptional regulator, translating into MNLKQLQSFLILSDELHYGRAAARLFITQPSLSQQIKQLESSSKIILFQRKGRRIELTRAGAVLRTHAIKIFQDIKNAENELLLYQYQTRDNISLGVSGSHLVLPIFKLFSAKYPEIALTVKEFSTEQTIKKIGDKVIDFGIVYQCRVPENISATRLFEDEIVAAVPLTHPLARQATLRLEQLAGQPIIILNESLLLRGVIATELEKRHIAPNIICEVDNHYSCLEYAEAQIGIALLTRSLLRSTPAKNVRLMSLQEPTFYQQVILVHGSDLLPDEPVRDLLTQIKDHYGSDTITPEKVWSAQKMRV; encoded by the coding sequence ATGAATCTCAAGCAACTACAATCCTTTCTGATACTTAGCGATGAGCTGCACTATGGGCGAGCCGCTGCGCGACTGTTTATCACGCAGCCATCATTAAGCCAACAAATAAAACAATTAGAATCATCATCCAAAATTATTCTTTTCCAACGAAAAGGGCGGCGCATTGAATTAACCCGCGCGGGGGCAGTACTACGTACTCATGCGATAAAAATTTTTCAGGATATAAAAAATGCCGAGAATGAATTATTGCTCTACCAATATCAGACCCGAGACAATATTTCTCTTGGTGTCTCGGGAAGCCATCTGGTGCTGCCCATTTTTAAGCTATTTAGTGCGAAGTATCCCGAGATAGCCCTGACGGTAAAAGAGTTTTCTACCGAACAAACGATTAAAAAAATAGGCGACAAAGTGATCGACTTCGGTATCGTTTACCAGTGTCGTGTGCCTGAAAACATTAGCGCAACACGACTTTTTGAGGATGAGATCGTCGCAGCTGTACCGCTTACCCATCCTCTGGCACGACAGGCCACGTTGCGTCTGGAACAATTAGCTGGGCAACCTATTATCATCCTCAATGAATCACTGCTGCTACGAGGTGTGATTGCCACTGAGTTAGAAAAACGTCATATCGCGCCAAATATTATTTGCGAGGTAGATAATCATTACTCCTGTCTGGAATATGCGGAGGCACAGATTGGCATCGCACTGCTCACCCGCTCTCTGCTGCGCTCCACGCCCGCAAAGAACGTTCGGCTGATGTCGTTACAGGAACCCACGTTTTACCAGCAAGTCATACTGGTGCACGGCAGCGATTTGCTACCTGATGAGCCGGTGCGCGACCTGCTGACGCAAATCAAAGATCACTACGGTAGCGATACGATTACCCCGGAAAAAGTATGGTCTGCGCAGAAAATGCGCGTATAA
- the recO gene encoding DNA repair protein RecO, which translates to MEGWQRAFVLHSRPWSETSLMLDVFTEESGRVRLVAKGARSKRSNLKGALQPFTPLLVRFGGRGEVKTLRNAEAVSLALPLSGITLYSGLYVNELISRVLEHETRFSELFFDYLHCIQALAGTSGSPEPALRRFELALLGHLGYGVDFLHCAGSGEEVDDTMTYRYREEKGFIASVVIDNYTFTGHQLKALASREFPDVDSLRAAKRFTRMALKPYLGGKPLKSRELFRQFLPKK; encoded by the coding sequence GTGGAAGGCTGGCAGCGCGCATTCGTCCTGCATAGTCGCCCCTGGAGCGAAACCAGCCTGATGCTGGACGTCTTCACGGAAGAGTCGGGCCGCGTGCGCCTTGTTGCCAAAGGCGCACGTTCCAAACGTTCCAATCTGAAAGGCGCGCTTCAGCCTTTTACCCCCCTGTTAGTTCGCTTTGGCGGGCGCGGTGAAGTCAAAACCCTGCGCAACGCGGAAGCCGTTTCACTGGCTCTCCCCCTGAGCGGCATCACGCTCTACAGCGGCCTTTACGTGAATGAGCTCATTTCCCGCGTGCTGGAGCACGAAACCCGTTTCTCTGAACTCTTCTTCGATTACCTGCACTGCATTCAGGCACTGGCAGGCACCTCCGGTTCGCCCGAACCGGCATTACGTCGTTTTGAGCTGGCGCTGCTGGGGCATCTGGGATACGGCGTCGATTTCCTGCACTGCGCAGGAAGCGGTGAGGAAGTGGATGACACCATGACCTATCGCTATCGCGAAGAGAAGGGCTTTATCGCCAGTGTGGTGATAGACAACTACACCTTTACCGGCCATCAACTGAAAGCGCTGGCCAGCCGTGAGTTTCCGGATGTGGATTCGCTGCGCGCCGCAAAACGCTTTACCCGCATGGCGTTGAAGCCGTATCTTGGTGGCAAACCGCTAAAAAGCCGGGAATTATTCAGGCAGTTTTTGCCGAAGAAATAA
- the era gene encoding GTPase Era has translation MSEDKTYCGFIAIVGRPNVGKSTLLNNLLGQKISITSRKAQTTRHRIVGIHTEGAYQAIYVDTPGLHMEEKRAINRLMNKAASSSIGDVELVIFVVEGTRWTPDDEMVLNKLREGKAPVILAVNKVDNVQEKADLLPHLQFLGSQMNFLDIVPMSAETGLNVDTIAGIVRKHLPEAIHHFPEDYITDRSQRFMASEIIREKLMRFLGEELPYSVTVEIERFVTNERGGYDINGLILVERDGQKKMVIGNKGSKIKTIGIEARKDMQEMFEAPVHLELWVKVKSGWADDERALRSLGYGDDL, from the coding sequence ATGAGCGAAGACAAAACTTACTGCGGATTTATCGCCATCGTCGGTCGCCCGAACGTCGGCAAATCTACCCTGCTGAACAATCTGCTGGGGCAGAAAATTTCCATTACCTCGCGTAAAGCGCAGACCACCCGTCACCGCATCGTCGGTATTCATACGGAAGGCGCGTATCAGGCAATTTATGTTGATACCCCGGGCCTGCATATGGAAGAAAAACGCGCCATCAACCGCCTGATGAACAAAGCGGCGAGCAGCTCTATCGGTGATGTTGAGCTGGTTATTTTTGTTGTCGAAGGCACGCGCTGGACGCCGGACGACGAAATGGTGCTGAACAAACTGCGTGAAGGCAAAGCGCCGGTGATTCTGGCCGTAAACAAAGTCGATAACGTACAGGAAAAAGCAGATCTTCTGCCGCACCTGCAGTTCCTCGGTAGCCAGATGAACTTCCTCGACATCGTACCGATGTCTGCGGAAACCGGGCTGAACGTCGACACCATCGCCGGGATCGTGCGTAAACATCTGCCGGAAGCGATTCATCACTTCCCGGAAGATTACATCACCGACCGTTCTCAGCGTTTTATGGCGTCTGAAATCATCCGTGAAAAGCTGATGCGTTTCCTGGGCGAAGAACTGCCGTATTCTGTTACCGTGGAAATCGAACGTTTCGTGACTAACGAGCGCGGTGGTTACGACATCAACGGCCTGATCCTCGTTGAGCGTGACGGGCAGAAAAAGATGGTTATTGGTAACAAAGGTTCCAAAATCAAAACCATCGGTATCGAAGCCCGTAAAGACATGCAGGAAATGTTCGAAGCCCCGGTTCACCTGGAACTGTGGGTGAAAGTGAAATCCGGCTGGGCTGATGACGAACGCGCACTGCGTAGTCTTGGCTATGGCGACGATCTCTAA
- a CDS encoding oxidoreductase: MKVAIAGAGAMGCRFGYMLADSGVDVTLIDGWKTHVDAINQQGLFVETERGSRHYSLPAMLAEDAHGEFDVVILFTKAMQMAEMLQKIAPVLASAKVVMTLSNGLGNIETLEQYVDRSVIYAGVTLWSCELEGPGHIRATGSGNIELQPLMSTDMTTAGRLVEMLNHAGLNAELSANVLLSIWKKAAFNSVMNTYCALLDCNVGGFGRRPDALEMARTVVREIVQVARSQQIPLTEEMVMHTVQKVFDPRESGEHYPSMHQDLHKGRLTEIDYLNGAVARMGEAQGIPVPVNRLLTQLIHAKEAQ, encoded by the coding sequence ATGAAAGTTGCAATAGCGGGCGCAGGTGCGATGGGCTGCCGTTTTGGTTATATGCTGGCTGATAGCGGCGTTGATGTTACGTTGATTGATGGCTGGAAAACGCACGTTGATGCCATCAATCAGCAGGGCTTATTCGTCGAAACAGAACGCGGAAGCCGCCATTATTCCCTGCCTGCGATGTTGGCCGAAGACGCGCACGGCGAATTCGATGTGGTCATTCTCTTCACAAAAGCGATGCAGATGGCGGAGATGCTGCAAAAAATCGCACCGGTGCTGGCGTCAGCAAAAGTGGTGATGACGCTCTCTAACGGTCTTGGCAACATCGAAACGCTGGAGCAGTACGTCGATCGTTCAGTTATTTACGCGGGCGTGACGCTCTGGTCCTGTGAACTCGAAGGCCCCGGACACATTCGGGCGACGGGGTCGGGTAACATTGAACTGCAACCGCTGATGTCGACGGATATGACAACGGCGGGTCGGCTTGTGGAGATGCTCAATCACGCGGGCCTGAATGCTGAACTGAGCGCCAACGTATTGCTCTCCATCTGGAAGAAAGCGGCGTTTAATAGCGTAATGAATACCTACTGCGCGCTGCTGGATTGCAACGTTGGGGGATTTGGTCGCCGCCCCGACGCGCTGGAGATGGCGCGTACTGTCGTGCGTGAGATTGTTCAGGTTGCCAGAAGCCAACAGATCCCGTTGACGGAAGAGATGGTGATGCACACCGTTCAGAAGGTGTTCGATCCACGTGAAAGCGGCGAGCACTACCCGTCGATGCATCAGGATCTGCATAAAGGCCGGCTCACCGAGATTGACTACCTGAATGGCGCGGTGGCGCGCATGGGGGAAGCGCAGGGGATACCGGTACCAGTGAATCGCCTGTTAACTCAGCTTATTCATGCTAAAGAAGCGCAGTAA
- the pdxJ gene encoding pyridoxine 5'-phosphate synthase, which yields MAELLLGVNIDHIATLRNARGTAYPDPVQAAFIAEQAGADGITVHLREDRRHITDRDVRILRQTLDTRMNLEMAVTEEMLNIAVDTKPHFCCLVPEKRQEVTTEGGLDVAGQRDKMRDACKRLADAGILVSLFIDADNEQIKAAAEVGAPYIEIHTGCYADAETDAEQAKELERIAHAATYAASLGLKVNAGHGLTYHNVKAIAALPEMHELNIGHAIIGRAVMTGLKEAVAEMKRLMLEARK from the coding sequence ATGGCTGAATTACTGTTAGGCGTCAATATTGACCACATTGCCACCCTGCGTAACGCGCGCGGCACAGCGTATCCGGACCCGGTTCAGGCGGCATTTATCGCCGAACAGGCGGGCGCGGACGGCATCACCGTTCACCTGCGTGAAGACCGTCGCCACATCACCGACCGCGACGTGCGTATCCTGCGTCAGACGCTCGACACGCGCATGAATCTGGAGATGGCGGTCACCGAAGAGATGCTGAACATTGCCGTCGATACCAAACCGCATTTCTGCTGCCTGGTGCCGGAAAAGCGTCAGGAAGTGACCACCGAAGGCGGTCTCGACGTTGCTGGTCAGCGTGACAAAATGCGCGATGCCTGCAAACGCCTCGCCGACGCAGGTATTCTGGTTTCCCTGTTTATCGATGCCGATAACGAGCAGATTAAAGCCGCGGCAGAAGTGGGCGCGCCCTACATCGAAATTCACACGGGTTGCTATGCTGATGCGGAAACCGACGCAGAGCAGGCTAAAGAACTGGAGCGTATCGCGCACGCCGCAACTTATGCCGCAAGCCTGGGGCTGAAAGTGAACGCCGGACACGGCCTGACCTATCACAACGTGAAAGCTATCGCCGCGCTGCCTGAGATGCACGAGCTGAATATCGGCCACGCGATTATTGGCCGCGCGGTGATGACCGGTCTGAAAGAGGCGGTAGCCGAAATGAAACGCCTGATGCTGGAAGCGCGCAAATAA
- a CDS encoding YfhL family 4Fe-4S dicluster ferredoxin produces the protein MALLITKKCINCDMCEPECPNEAISMGDSIYEINSDRCTECIGHYETPTCQKVCPIPNTILKDPAHVESEEQLWDKFVAMHHADKI, from the coding sequence ATGGCGTTGTTAATCACCAAAAAATGCATCAACTGCGATATGTGCGAACCGGAGTGTCCGAACGAAGCCATTTCGATGGGTGATAGCATCTATGAGATCAATAGCGATCGCTGCACCGAGTGCATCGGCCATTACGAGACGCCAACGTGCCAGAAAGTGTGCCCTATCCCGAATACGATTTTAAAGGATCCGGCACACGTTGAGAGCGAAGAACAACTGTGGGATAAATTCGTGGCGATGCATCACGCCGACAAAATCTAA
- the rnc gene encoding ribonuclease III yields the protein MNPIVINRLQRKLGYTFVHQELLQQALTHRSASSKHNERLEFLGDSILSYVIANALYHRFPRVDEGDMSRMRATLVRGNTLAEIAREFELGECLRLGPGELKSGGFRRESILADTVEALIGGVFLDSDIQNVEKLILSWYQTRLDEISPGDKQKDPKTRLQEYLQGRHLPLPSYLVVQVRGEAHDQEFTIHCQVSGLSEPVVGTGSSRRKAEQAAAEQALKKLELE from the coding sequence ATGAACCCCATCGTAATTAATCGGCTTCAACGGAAGCTGGGCTACACTTTTGTTCATCAGGAGTTGTTGCAACAGGCATTAACCCATCGCAGTGCCAGCAGCAAACATAACGAGCGCTTAGAATTTCTGGGCGATTCCATTTTAAGCTACGTGATCGCTAACGCCCTTTATCACCGTTTCCCGCGTGTGGATGAAGGCGATATGAGCCGTATGCGCGCGACGCTGGTTCGCGGTAATACGCTGGCGGAAATCGCCCGTGAATTCGAACTGGGCGAATGCCTGCGTTTAGGGCCGGGTGAGCTGAAAAGTGGCGGCTTCCGTCGCGAATCTATCCTCGCGGATACGGTTGAAGCGTTGATTGGCGGGGTGTTTCTCGACAGCGATATTCAGAATGTCGAGAAGTTAATCCTCTCCTGGTATCAAACGCGTCTGGACGAAATCAGCCCGGGCGACAAACAGAAAGATCCAAAAACGCGCTTGCAGGAGTATCTGCAAGGCCGCCATCTGCCGCTGCCGTCTTATCTGGTGGTGCAGGTGCGTGGGGAAGCACACGATCAGGAATTTACTATCCACTGCCAGGTTAGCGGCCTGAGTGAACCGGTGGTTGGCACAGGTTCCAGCCGTCGCAAGGCGGAGCAGGCTGCCGCCGAACAGGCGTTGAAAAAACTGGAGCTGGAATGA
- the lepA gene encoding translation elongation factor 4, which produces MKNIRNFSIIAHIDHGKSTLSDRIIQICGGLSDREMEAQVLDSMDLERERGITIKAQSVTLDFKSADGETYQLNFIDTPGHVDFSYEVSRSLAACEGALLVVDAGQGVEAQTLANCYTAMEMDLEVVPVLNKIDLPAADPERVAEEIEDIVGIDAADAVRCSAKTGVGVTEVLERLVRDIPPPEGDPEGPLQALIIDSWFDNYLGVVSLVRIKNGTMRKGDKIKVMSTGQVYNADRLGIFTPKQVDRTELKCGEVGWLVCAIKDILGAPVGDTLTQARNPADKALPGFKKVKPQVYAGLFPVSSDDYENFRDALGKLSLNDASLFYEPESSTALGFGFRCGFLGLLHMEIIQERLEREYDLDLITTAPTVVYEVETTNKEVIYVDSPSKLPPLNNIAELREPIAECHMLLPQEYLGNVITLCVEKRGVQTNMVYHGKQVALTYEIPMAEVVLDFFDRLKSTSRGYASLDYNFKRFQASNMVRVDVLINSERVDALALITHNDNAPYRGRELVEKMKELIPRQQFDIAIQAAIGNHIIARSTVKQLRKNVLAKCYGGDVSRKKKLLQKQKEGKKRMKQVGNVELPQEAFLAILHVGKDGK; this is translated from the coding sequence ATGAAGAATATACGTAACTTTTCGATCATTGCACATATCGACCACGGTAAGTCGACGCTGTCTGACCGTATCATCCAGATTTGCGGTGGCCTTTCTGATCGTGAAATGGAAGCCCAGGTTCTCGACTCGATGGATCTGGAACGCGAACGCGGCATTACCATTAAAGCGCAGAGCGTCACCCTGGACTTTAAATCAGCTGATGGCGAAACCTATCAACTGAACTTTATCGACACCCCTGGTCACGTCGACTTCTCTTACGAAGTTTCCCGTTCTCTTGCGGCCTGTGAAGGCGCACTGCTGGTGGTTGACGCCGGGCAGGGCGTAGAGGCGCAAACTCTGGCGAACTGCTACACCGCCATGGAAATGGACCTGGAAGTGGTTCCGGTTCTGAACAAAATCGACCTGCCGGCAGCCGATCCTGAGCGCGTGGCGGAAGAGATTGAAGATATCGTCGGTATCGACGCGGCAGATGCCGTGCGCTGCTCGGCGAAAACCGGCGTGGGTGTCACCGAGGTTCTGGAACGTCTGGTGCGCGATATTCCGCCGCCGGAAGGCGATCCGGAAGGCCCGCTGCAGGCGCTGATCATTGACTCCTGGTTCGATAACTACCTGGGCGTGGTCTCGCTGGTGCGTATTAAAAACGGCACCATGCGTAAAGGCGATAAAATCAAAGTGATGAGCACCGGTCAGGTGTATAACGCTGACCGTCTGGGCATCTTCACCCCGAAACAGGTTGACCGTACCGAGCTGAAATGCGGCGAGGTGGGTTGGCTGGTGTGCGCCATTAAAGACATTCTGGGCGCACCGGTTGGCGATACGCTGACCCAGGCGCGTAACCCGGCTGACAAGGCGCTGCCAGGCTTTAAAAAAGTCAAACCGCAGGTTTATGCGGGCCTGTTCCCGGTAAGCTCTGACGATTACGAAAACTTCCGCGATGCGCTGGGCAAACTGAGCCTGAACGACGCCTCCCTGTTCTATGAGCCGGAAAGCTCTACCGCGCTGGGCTTCGGCTTCCGCTGTGGCTTCCTCGGTCTGCTGCACATGGAGATCATTCAGGAACGTCTGGAACGTGAATACGATCTGGATCTCATCACCACCGCGCCGACCGTAGTCTACGAAGTAGAGACCACCAACAAAGAGGTCATCTACGTCGACAGCCCGTCCAAGCTGCCGCCGCTGAACAACATCGCTGAGCTGCGTGAGCCTATTGCCGAGTGTCATATGCTGCTGCCGCAGGAGTATCTCGGCAACGTTATCACTCTGTGCGTTGAAAAACGTGGTGTACAGACCAACATGGTTTACCACGGTAAACAGGTTGCGCTGACCTATGAAATCCCGATGGCGGAAGTGGTGCTCGACTTCTTCGACCGTCTGAAGTCAACGTCCCGCGGTTATGCATCGCTGGATTACAACTTCAAACGCTTCCAGGCGTCTAACATGGTGCGTGTTGATGTTCTTATCAACAGCGAACGCGTCGATGCGCTGGCGCTGATCACCCACAACGACAATGCGCCGTACCGTGGTCGTGAACTGGTTGAAAAGATGAAAGAGCTGATCCCTCGTCAGCAGTTTGATATCGCGATTCAGGCGGCCATTGGCAACCACATTATCGCGCGCTCTACGGTGAAACAGCTTCGTAAAAACGTCCTGGCGAAATGCTATGGCGGTGACGTCAGCCGTAAGAAAAAACTGCTGCAAAAACAGAAAGAGGGTAAAAAGCGTATGAAGCAGGTCGGTAACGTCGAACTGCCGCAGGAAGCTTTCCTCGCCATTCTGCACGTCGGTAAAGACGGTAAATAA
- the acpS gene encoding holo-ACP synthase — protein sequence MAILGLGTDIVEITRIEEVIARSGDRLARRVLTDNEWAIWGTHQQPVRFLAKRFAVKEAAAKAFGTGIRNSLAFNQFEVYNDEMGKPKLRLWGEAQKLAEKLGVAHMHVTLADERRYACATVILES from the coding sequence ATGGCGATTCTTGGGCTCGGAACAGACATTGTCGAAATTACGCGTATCGAAGAGGTGATTGCCCGCAGCGGCGATCGCCTCGCCCGACGCGTACTCACCGACAATGAGTGGGCTATCTGGGGAACGCATCAGCAGCCGGTGCGTTTTCTGGCCAAGCGCTTCGCGGTGAAGGAAGCGGCGGCGAAAGCCTTCGGCACCGGCATCCGTAATAGCCTGGCGTTTAACCAGTTTGAAGTGTACAACGACGAAATGGGTAAACCGAAACTGCGCCTGTGGGGCGAAGCGCAAAAGCTGGCGGAAAAACTGGGCGTGGCGCACATGCACGTCACGCTGGCGGATGAACGTCGCTATGCCTGCGCGACGGTCATTCTGGAAAGTTAG
- a CDS encoding MurR/RpiR family transcriptional regulator yields MNCLIRIRQRYPHLAQSDKKLADFILAQPDLARHLSSQQLASQSGVSQSSVVKFAQKLGFKGFPALKLALSEALASNPNPHSIPVHNQIRGDDPLRLVGEKLIKDNVAAMHASLDVNDEEKLLEAVNMLRGARRIVLTGIGASGLVARNFSWKLMKIGLNAVAELDMHALLASVQALSEGDLLLAISYSGERREINLAADETLRAGGKILAITGFSPNALQQRATHCLYTIAEEQATRSAAISSTSAQMMLADVLFMGLVQQDLENAPDRIRHSEALVKKLV; encoded by the coding sequence ATGAATTGTTTAATCCGTATTCGCCAGCGATATCCGCATCTGGCGCAAAGTGATAAAAAACTGGCCGATTTTATCCTGGCGCAGCCTGACCTGGCGCGTCATCTCAGCTCACAGCAGCTGGCGAGCCAGTCGGGTGTCAGCCAGTCCAGCGTGGTGAAGTTCGCGCAAAAACTGGGCTTTAAAGGTTTTCCGGCCCTGAAACTGGCGCTAAGCGAAGCGCTGGCCAGCAACCCGAATCCGCACTCAATTCCGGTACACAACCAGATTCGCGGCGACGATCCGCTGCGTCTGGTGGGTGAAAAGCTCATTAAAGACAACGTTGCCGCGATGCATGCCTCACTCGACGTCAATGACGAAGAGAAACTGCTGGAGGCGGTGAATATGCTGCGCGGCGCACGGCGCATCGTGCTGACCGGGATTGGCGCCTCGGGCCTGGTGGCGCGCAACTTTAGCTGGAAACTGATGAAGATTGGCCTTAACGCCGTCGCCGAATTAGATATGCACGCCCTGCTCGCCAGCGTTCAGGCGCTAAGCGAAGGCGACCTGCTGTTAGCTATCTCCTACTCCGGGGAGCGTCGCGAGATAAACCTGGCGGCGGATGAAACCCTGCGCGCGGGCGGCAAAATTCTCGCCATCACCGGTTTTTCACCCAACGCGCTCCAGCAGCGCGCCACGCACTGCCTTTATACCATTGCGGAAGAACAGGCCACGCGCAGCGCAGCGATTTCCTCAACCAGCGCGCAGATGATGCTGGCGGATGTGCTGTTTATGGGGCTGGTGCAGCAGGATCTGGAAAACGCACCGGATCGCATTCGTCATAGTGAAGCGCTGGTGAAGAAGCTGGTGTGA
- the lepB gene encoding signal peptidase I, whose amino-acid sequence MANMFALILVIATLVTGLLWCVDKFIFAPKRRERQAAAQVATGDALDKKTLKKVGPKPGWLETGASVFPVLAIVLIVRSFIYEPFQIPSGSMMPTLLIGDFILVEKFAYGIKDPIYQKTIIETGHPKRGDIVVFKYPEDPRLDYIKRAVGLPGDKVTYDPISKEVTIQPNCSSGQACGNALPVTYSNVEPSDFVQTFARRNGGEATSGFFELPKGETKENGIRLTERQETLGEVNHRILTVPIAQDQVGMYYRQSGLQPATWIVPPGHYFMMGDNRDNSADSRYWGFVPEANLVGKATAIWMSFEKQEGEWPTGVRLSRIGGIH is encoded by the coding sequence ATGGCGAATATGTTTGCCCTGATTCTGGTGATTGCCACACTGGTCACGGGCCTTTTGTGGTGCGTTGATAAATTTATTTTCGCGCCCAAACGTCGGGAACGTCAGGCTGCGGCGCAGGTCGCAACCGGAGATGCGCTGGACAAAAAAACGCTGAAAAAAGTGGGCCCGAAACCGGGCTGGCTGGAAACTGGCGCGTCCGTATTTCCGGTGCTGGCGATTGTGCTCATCGTGCGTTCTTTTATTTATGAGCCGTTCCAGATCCCATCCGGTTCAATGATGCCGACGCTGTTAATTGGTGATTTTATCCTCGTGGAAAAATTCGCCTACGGCATCAAAGATCCTATTTACCAGAAAACGATTATCGAAACGGGTCATCCGAAACGTGGCGACATCGTGGTCTTTAAATATCCGGAAGATCCGCGCCTTGATTATATCAAACGCGCGGTAGGGCTGCCGGGTGATAAAGTCACTTACGATCCGATCAGCAAAGAAGTCACTATTCAACCGAACTGCAGTTCAGGCCAGGCGTGCGGTAACGCGTTGCCGGTCACCTACTCGAACGTTGAACCGAGCGATTTCGTTCAGACTTTTGCCCGTCGTAACGGCGGCGAAGCGACCAGCGGTTTCTTTGAATTGCCGAAAGGTGAAACCAAAGAAAATGGCATTCGCCTGACCGAACGTCAGGAGACGCTGGGCGAGGTAAATCACCGTATTTTGACCGTGCCAATCGCACAGGATCAGGTCGGCATGTACTATCGCCAGTCTGGTTTACAGCCGGCTACGTGGATTGTGCCGCCGGGTCATTACTTCATGATGGGTGATAACCGCGACAACAGCGCCGACAGCCGTTACTGGGGCTTCGTGCCGGAAGCGAACCTGGTCGGGAAGGCGACGGCCATCTGGATGAGCTTCGAAAAACAGGAAGGTGAATGGCCGACCGGCGTACGTTTAAGCCGTATTGGTGGTATTCACTAA